A portion of the Streptomyces coeruleoprunus genome contains these proteins:
- a CDS encoding RNA polymerase sigma-70 factor, with the protein MSADQQVFHQYRRLLFSVAYRVLGSAADAEDAVQDAWIKWSSADRSQVADPKAYLTRIASNLALERLRSTRHKRETYVGPWLPEPILTSGDTADAVTDAESVSMAMLVVLETLSPLERAVFVLKEVFGFSHAEIAEAVERSEAAVRQAAHRAREHVRARRPRFAADRFRQREVTERFFAAATGGDINTLMELLSPDVTLWTDGGGKVRQALKPVVGAQTVASWFAAIGTVTYQGVQPADMRAELVEINGGPGMVFSAPDRVIATVTFDFDADGRITAIHNVANPDKLQAITDGTAHSVATR; encoded by the coding sequence GTGAGCGCCGACCAGCAGGTCTTTCATCAGTACCGCAGGCTGCTGTTCTCGGTGGCCTACCGCGTCCTCGGCTCAGCGGCCGACGCCGAGGACGCGGTGCAGGACGCCTGGATCAAGTGGTCGTCCGCCGACCGTTCCCAAGTAGCCGATCCCAAGGCGTACTTGACACGAATCGCGTCCAACCTGGCCCTGGAACGCCTCCGTTCCACCCGGCACAAGCGGGAGACATACGTCGGTCCGTGGCTGCCGGAGCCCATCCTCACCAGCGGCGACACCGCCGATGCCGTCACGGACGCCGAGTCGGTGTCGATGGCGATGCTGGTGGTGCTGGAGACGCTGAGCCCGCTGGAGCGCGCGGTCTTCGTGCTGAAGGAGGTCTTCGGCTTCAGCCACGCCGAGATCGCGGAGGCGGTGGAACGGTCCGAGGCGGCGGTACGACAGGCGGCGCACCGTGCGCGTGAACACGTACGGGCCCGCAGGCCCCGGTTTGCCGCCGACCGCTTTCGGCAGCGCGAGGTCACCGAGCGGTTCTTCGCCGCCGCGACCGGTGGTGACATCAACACCCTGATGGAGCTGTTGTCCCCGGACGTCACCCTGTGGACCGACGGCGGCGGCAAGGTACGTCAGGCGCTCAAGCCGGTCGTGGGGGCACAGACGGTTGCCTCGTGGTTTGCGGCCATCGGCACGGTCACCTACCAGGGCGTCCAGCCCGCCGACATGCGCGCCGAGCTGGTCGAGATCAATGGCGGCCCGGGCATGGTGTTCAGCGCCCCGGACCGGGTGATCGCCACCGTCACCTTCGACTTCGACGCCGACGGTCGTATCACCGCCATCCACAACGTCGCCAACCCCGACAAACTCCAGGCCATCACGGACGGCACCGCCCACAGCGTCGCGACGCGGTGA
- a CDS encoding transposase family protein produces the protein MVVTGFKATRARKLTPAQKQANRILAAGRAPVEHGFAHLKNWRILTKLRTDTTRATYRLRALLVLTNLEANR, from the coding sequence GTGGTCGTCACCGGCTTCAAAGCCACCCGCGCCCGCAAACTCACACCCGCCCAGAAACAGGCCAACCGCATCCTCGCCGCCGGACGCGCCCCCGTCGAACACGGCTTCGCCCACCTGAAGAACTGGCGGATCCTCACCAAGCTCCGCACCGACACCACCCGCGCCACCTACCGCCTGCGGGCCCTGCTCGTCCTGACGAACCTCGAAGCCAACCGCTGA
- a CDS encoding transposase family protein — MTKTKEHAGDTASLVYQCRLPLSTHTLNCLADLLRGHLKAIRSRWRALPPGRIATIVLAVLRHDQRLADMAGGNDVSATTVRRWRDEVIALLAAKAPRLDRVLKKIAKRGGEVVLVDGTLIPTQRRTGSADRPNYSGKHHHHGLHVIALTDERGRIAWISAARPGRTHDITAARRDRIVAHLRAAGLGALADLGFLGLDDDPQDPVVVTGFKATRARKLTPAQKQANRILAAGRAPVEHGFAHLKHWRILTKLRTDTTRATYLLRALLVLTNLEANR; from the coding sequence GTGACGAAAACCAAAGAGCACGCCGGGGACACCGCGTCCTTGGTTTACCAGTGCCGCCTGCCGCTGTCCACGCACACCCTCAACTGCCTCGCCGACCTGCTGCGCGGCCACCTCAAAGCGATACGGTCCAGATGGCGGGCGCTGCCGCCGGGGAGGATCGCGACCATCGTCCTGGCCGTGCTGCGGCACGACCAGCGCCTGGCCGACATGGCCGGCGGCAACGACGTCTCCGCCACCACCGTCCGGCGCTGGCGCGACGAGGTGATCGCCCTGCTGGCCGCGAAGGCCCCGCGGCTGGACCGCGTCCTGAAGAAGATCGCGAAACGGGGCGGCGAGGTCGTCCTGGTCGACGGCACCCTCATCCCCACCCAGCGCCGCACCGGCAGCGCGGACCGCCCGAACTACTCCGGCAAGCACCACCACCATGGTCTGCACGTGATCGCCCTGACCGACGAGCGGGGACGGATAGCCTGGATATCGGCCGCCCGGCCCGGCCGCACCCACGACATCACCGCTGCCCGCCGTGACCGGATCGTGGCCCACCTGCGCGCCGCCGGTCTCGGAGCCCTGGCCGACCTGGGCTTCCTCGGCCTGGACGACGACCCACAAGACCCCGTGGTCGTCACCGGCTTCAAAGCCACCCGCGCCCGCAAACTCACACCCGCCCAGAAACAGGCCAACCGCATCCTCGCCGCCGGACGCGCCCCCGTCGAACACGGCTTCGCCCACCTGAAGCACTGGCGGATCCTCACCAAGCTCCGCACGGACACCACCCGCGCCACCTACCTCCTGCGGGCCCT
- a CDS encoding serine/threonine-protein kinase — MTESIRPGGTWSSAVEPLRPGDPRTVGPYRLEGRLGAGGMGQVFLGTSASGRQVAVKLIRPELAGTAHFRERFAREAAAARQVGGFHTAQVVDADPAAEPPWLATAFVPGPTLQQLVDADGPRDTVAVLRLGAGIAEGLAAIHRCGLVHRDLKPGNVIVAEDGPRIIDFGIAHESGADAMTRTGSVIGTYAYMSPEQVRGDALSPASDVFAFGSVLAFAATGRSPFDATTVPAIVHRVVAEPPQLDALATPLRELVGACLAKDPARRPDMDEVLARLSVTGPGVAPGAPGGAFGAAPGVAFHALPTQSAAAPPGGPDLPGALTAPAPATALSRRTLLLGGIGVAAAAVAVPAYVFRDSWLGSASEQDQTRPVARLEGHPQSPVCLAFSPDGRTLAAGGSAGELWLWDTVTRRTITKFEGEPPHVYRLAFSPDGRTLVGSCQDGTLRRWDVRTRTPLPGLSGFEALSIPIPYSLAVSPDGAVLAAAGGGTLQLFDLASGRRLKKIEAGEPSGVLFTPDGKAVATASRQRVLLWEVDGGEQPRTFTDDSVEFRFNRVLISPDGKTIGGAGPGVHLWDRATGRHTATLTSPHRRLEEAAYRPGHSMIAGGGFGLGPDDDVKDKTRAATGSTISLWDPKTGRVALTLTADLEESAGAPLLSALAFSPDGKTLAAAFSPSDSTIQLWQLA; from the coding sequence GTGACAGAGTCCATACGCCCTGGTGGAACCTGGAGTTCCGCGGTCGAGCCGCTGCGCCCCGGCGATCCGCGGACCGTCGGCCCCTACCGCCTTGAGGGACGGCTGGGCGCGGGCGGCATGGGGCAGGTCTTCCTCGGTACGTCGGCGAGCGGTCGCCAGGTCGCGGTGAAGCTGATCCGGCCGGAGCTGGCCGGCACCGCACACTTTCGGGAGCGGTTCGCGCGGGAGGCCGCCGCCGCGCGGCAGGTCGGCGGGTTCCACACGGCGCAGGTCGTGGACGCCGATCCGGCGGCGGAACCGCCGTGGCTGGCCACCGCGTTCGTACCGGGTCCGACGCTGCAACAGCTGGTCGACGCCGACGGCCCCCGCGACACGGTGGCTGTGCTGCGGCTCGGCGCCGGGATCGCCGAAGGGCTGGCCGCGATCCACCGGTGCGGGCTCGTGCACCGGGATCTCAAGCCCGGCAATGTGATCGTGGCCGAGGACGGACCGCGCATCATCGACTTCGGGATCGCGCACGAGTCGGGCGCGGACGCGATGACCCGGACCGGATCGGTCATCGGGACGTACGCCTACATGTCACCGGAGCAGGTACGGGGCGATGCGCTCTCGCCCGCCAGCGACGTGTTCGCCTTCGGCTCGGTGCTCGCGTTCGCGGCGACCGGCCGCAGCCCGTTCGACGCGACGACCGTGCCGGCCATCGTGCACCGGGTCGTCGCCGAGCCACCCCAACTCGACGCACTGGCCACGCCCTTGCGTGAGCTGGTCGGGGCGTGCCTCGCCAAGGATCCCGCCCGGCGCCCGGACATGGACGAGGTGCTGGCCCGGCTCTCGGTCACCGGGCCGGGCGTGGCGCCCGGTGCGCCCGGCGGTGCTTTCGGGGCCGCGCCCGGTGTGGCGTTCCATGCGCTGCCGACGCAGTCGGCCGCGGCACCACCGGGCGGGCCTGACCTGCCCGGTGCCCTCACCGCACCCGCTCCCGCCACGGCCTTGTCCCGCCGTACGCTGCTCCTCGGCGGGATAGGTGTTGCGGCGGCCGCCGTCGCCGTACCCGCCTATGTGTTCCGGGACTCCTGGCTGGGATCGGCGTCGGAGCAGGACCAGACCCGGCCCGTGGCCCGGCTCGAAGGGCACCCCCAGTCGCCGGTGTGTCTCGCCTTCAGCCCGGACGGCCGGACCCTGGCCGCCGGTGGGTCCGCCGGTGAGCTGTGGCTGTGGGATACCGTCACCCGCCGCACGATCACCAAGTTCGAGGGAGAGCCCCCGCACGTCTACAGGCTGGCTTTCAGCCCGGACGGCCGGACGCTAGTGGGCAGTTGCCAGGACGGAACGCTGCGGCGCTGGGATGTGCGGACCCGGACGCCGCTACCCGGGCTCTCCGGGTTCGAGGCGCTCTCGATTCCGATCCCGTACTCCCTCGCGGTCAGTCCGGACGGCGCGGTCCTCGCCGCGGCCGGCGGAGGCACGCTCCAGCTCTTCGACCTGGCGAGCGGACGCCGCCTGAAGAAGATCGAAGCGGGCGAGCCGTCCGGCGTTCTGTTCACCCCGGACGGCAAGGCGGTGGCCACCGCTTCCCGACAGCGGGTACTGCTGTGGGAGGTCGATGGCGGGGAACAACCCAGGACGTTCACCGACGACTCCGTCGAGTTCCGCTTCAACAGGGTGCTGATCAGCCCGGACGGAAAGACCATCGGCGGTGCGGGGCCCGGTGTCCATCTGTGGGACCGGGCGACCGGGCGGCACACCGCCACCCTCACCTCGCCGCACCGGCGCCTTGAGGAGGCCGCGTACCGGCCGGGCCACTCGATGATCGCGGGCGGCGGCTTCGGGCTCGGTCCCGACGACGACGTCAAGGACAAGACCAGGGCCGCCACGGGCAGCACGATCAGCCTGTGGGACCCGAAGACCGGGCGGGTCGCCTTGACCCTCACCGCCGACCTCGAGGAATCGGCCGGCGCTCCTTTGCTCTCCGCCCTGGCGTTCAGCCCGGACGGCAAGACACTCGCGGCGGCCTTCAGTCCGTCGGACAGCACGATCCAGCTCTGGCAGCTCGCCTGA
- a CDS encoding NAD(P)/FAD-dependent oxidoreductase: protein MSAQHEAGTETTTHRVLILGAGYAGMSAAVQLASRVKRHEDVQVTLVNAQERFTERLRLHMTATGQQLAELSIPELLEGTGARFVRGWVTAVDADARTVRIDDDLVLHYDTLVYGLGSVTDTTAVPGVDDHAYTLNSPQDAEVLADRLARLGSGTVVVAGSGLTGVESAAEIAERHPELNVVLLGRDEPGAAMNPKARTYLQSALDRLGVEVRSGVEVVKALPGSVELAGGESIAADVVLWTSGTRVSSLAAAAGLAVDERGRIVTDTALRSVSHPDVYAIGDAAAIRQGYGVMHGTCQGGMPTGVHAAVSIVRTLKGKRPKPFRFGYYHTPVSLGRHDAVVQFTRPDDSPRRVHLTGRMAARYKETVTASPWPTFGRMKKMPASGAFWPHGGRFTRVAEGAE from the coding sequence ATGAGCGCACAGCACGAAGCCGGCACGGAGACCACCACCCACCGCGTTCTGATCCTGGGCGCGGGTTACGCGGGCATGTCCGCGGCCGTACAGCTCGCGTCCCGGGTCAAGCGGCACGAGGACGTGCAGGTGACCCTGGTGAACGCACAGGAGCGGTTCACTGAGCGGCTGCGGCTGCACATGACGGCGACCGGGCAACAGCTTGCCGAGCTGAGCATTCCGGAGCTGCTGGAGGGGACGGGTGCACGGTTCGTGCGCGGCTGGGTGACGGCGGTGGATGCGGACGCACGGACAGTGCGGATCGACGACGACCTGGTCCTGCATTACGACACGCTGGTGTACGGATTGGGCAGCGTGACCGACACGACCGCGGTGCCGGGCGTCGACGACCACGCGTACACCCTCAACAGTCCCCAGGACGCCGAGGTGCTGGCCGACCGGCTGGCGCGGCTCGGCAGCGGTACGGTGGTGGTCGCCGGCAGCGGACTGACCGGCGTCGAGTCGGCCGCGGAGATCGCCGAGCGGCACCCGGAGCTGAACGTCGTACTGCTGGGCCGGGACGAACCCGGTGCGGCCATGAACCCGAAGGCCAGGACGTACCTGCAGTCGGCGCTCGACCGCCTCGGCGTCGAGGTGCGCAGCGGCGTCGAGGTGGTGAAGGCGCTGCCCGGGTCGGTCGAACTGGCGGGCGGGGAGAGCATCGCCGCCGATGTCGTCCTGTGGACGAGCGGTACGCGCGTGTCGTCGCTGGCAGCCGCCGCCGGACTGGCCGTCGACGAACGCGGCCGTATCGTCACCGACACCGCGCTGCGTTCGGTGTCGCACCCCGACGTGTACGCCATCGGTGACGCCGCGGCGATCCGCCAGGGCTACGGCGTCATGCACGGCACCTGCCAGGGCGGGATGCCGACCGGGGTGCACGCCGCGGTGTCGATCGTCCGCACGCTGAAGGGCAAGCGGCCCAAGCCGTTCCGCTTCGGCTACTACCACACGCCGGTGAGCCTGGGCCGCCACGACGCCGTGGTGCAGTTCACCCGCCCCGACGACAGTCCGCGACGCGTTCATCTGACCGGCCGGATGGCGGCCCGGTATAAGGAGACGGTGACCGCCTCGCCCTGGCCGACCTTCGGCCGCATGAAGAAGATGCCCGCCTCGGGCGCGTTCTGGCCGCACGGCGGCCGCTTCACCCGCGTCGCCGAGGGCGCCGAGTGA
- a CDS encoding NlpC/P60 family protein — translation MQGAYGVVGVTGSRTTYTRIHDGRAGSADALQPGDLVFTEGSASGQQHVSMFIGDGLVVHPPHHEARQAPGRGRILHGYFLSRAPSLTTAQRRRVRNDPLVHPVRRAHHQREHVGILDPPQADVRGRQFGKLLGRPAPGRACGLDPTCLRRQAGGMRHPSAAPNLGCLRAQRRGALSTEPTVACITSISCHGPARSLHPLVVNSEWRKAKR, via the coding sequence ATGCAGGGCGCGTACGGAGTCGTCGGCGTGACAGGCTCGCGCACCACGTACACGCGGATCCACGACGGGCGCGCAGGGTCAGCGGACGCCCTGCAGCCGGGCGACTTGGTCTTCACCGAGGGCAGTGCCTCCGGGCAACAGCATGTGTCGATGTTCATCGGAGACGGTCTCGTCGTGCATCCACCCCATCACGAGGCCCGGCAGGCCCCAGGTCGCGGCCGCATCCTGCACGGCTACTTCCTCAGCCGCGCCCCGTCGCTCACGACTGCGCAGAGGCGTCGCGTTCGGAACGACCCGCTCGTACACCCAGTCCGCCGCGCTCACCACCAGCGTGAGCATGTCGGCATCCTCGACCCGCCCCAGGCCGATGTCCGAGGACGCCAGTTCGGCAAGCTCCTCGGGCGACCAGCGCCAGGACGAGCGTGTGGCCTCGACCCCACGTGTCTGCGTCGCCAAGCCGGGGGCATGCGGCACCCTTCTGCTGCCCCGAACCTTGGTTGCTTGCGGGCTCAACGAAGAGGTGCACTCTCCACCGAGCCAACTGTGGCATGCATCACATCGATCTCATGTCACGGACCGGCCCGCAGCCTCCATCCACTGGTCGTCAACAGCGAGTGGAGGAAGGCAAAGCGATGA
- a CDS encoding Cmx/CmrA family chloramphenicol efflux MFS transporter codes for MPLPLYLLALVVFAMGTSEFMLAGLLPDIASDLGVSVGTAGTLTSAFAIGMIVGAPLVAALARNWPARGSLLGFVLVFSAAHVVGATTTSFVVLFATRVVAAVANAGFLAVALTAAAGLVPPGRKGRALAVLLSGTTVATIAGVPGGSLLGTVLGWRATFWAVAVVCLPAALGILKGIPPRAGKSDEACEPALRSEISQLRSQRLILVMLLGALVNAATLGSFTFLAPIVTDSAGMARSWISVVLVLFGAGSFVGVTLAGRLSDQRPGLVVAAGGPLLLIGWPALAVLAEHQIAFLVLVFVQGAVSFAVGSTLITRVLYEAAGAPTMAGAYATAALNVGAAVGPLIAAATLGPVGNRGPLWASGFLVLIALLAALPFRPASDGAS; via the coding sequence ATGCCTCTCCCGCTGTATCTGCTTGCCCTGGTGGTCTTCGCCATGGGCACCTCGGAATTCATGCTTGCCGGTCTCTTGCCGGACATCGCCTCCGACCTCGGCGTGTCCGTCGGGACGGCAGGCACCCTCACGTCAGCCTTCGCGATCGGGATGATCGTCGGCGCCCCTCTGGTGGCCGCGCTCGCCCGCAACTGGCCGGCACGGGGCAGCCTCCTCGGGTTCGTCCTCGTGTTCTCGGCGGCGCATGTCGTGGGTGCCACCACCACGAGTTTCGTGGTCCTGTTCGCGACTCGGGTCGTCGCCGCAGTGGCGAATGCGGGATTCCTCGCCGTTGCCCTGACCGCCGCCGCCGGGCTGGTTCCACCCGGCAGGAAGGGACGCGCGCTGGCGGTCCTGCTGTCCGGCACGACGGTGGCAACGATCGCAGGGGTCCCCGGGGGATCCCTGCTCGGCACAGTGCTCGGCTGGCGGGCGACCTTCTGGGCTGTCGCCGTCGTCTGCCTGCCCGCCGCTCTCGGCATCCTCAAGGGAATCCCGCCGCGCGCAGGGAAGTCGGACGAGGCATGCGAACCGGCCTTGCGATCAGAGATCTCGCAGCTCAGGAGTCAGCGGCTGATCCTCGTCATGCTGCTCGGTGCGCTGGTGAACGCGGCAACCTTGGGAAGTTTCACTTTTCTTGCTCCCATCGTGACCGACAGTGCCGGAATGGCCAGGTCGTGGATCTCAGTTGTGCTGGTGCTCTTCGGGGCCGGTTCATTCGTCGGTGTCACCCTCGCGGGGAGGCTCTCAGACCAGCGCCCCGGTCTGGTCGTCGCGGCCGGCGGGCCCCTGCTGCTCATTGGCTGGCCGGCTCTGGCCGTACTCGCCGAACATCAGATCGCCTTCCTCGTCCTTGTGTTCGTGCAGGGAGCGGTGTCTTTTGCGGTGGGCAGCACGTTGATCACGCGGGTCCTTTATGAGGCGGCTGGAGCCCCCACCATGGCCGGGGCGTATGCCACTGCGGCACTCAACGTCGGCGCCGCCGTCGGCCCCCTCATCGCCGCGGCCACCCTCGGCCCCGTCGGGAACCGTGGGCCGCTGTGGGCCAGTGGATTCCTCGTCCTGATCGCTCTGCTCGCCGCGCTCCCCTTCCGCCCCGCTTCTGATGGGGCTTCTTGA
- a CDS encoding serine/threonine-protein kinase, translated as MDALLPHDPRWVGPYRLEGRLGEGGMGQVFLGTSPGGRQVAVKLIRAELAGTAQFRERFAREVEAARQVGGFHTAQVVDADPAAESPWLVTAFIPGPTLHRAVAEHGPLDPAAALRLGAGLAEGLAAIHRCGLVHRDLKPGNVIVAQDGPRIIDFGIARAVDASSLTATGSVIGTYAYMSPEQIRADRAGPASDVFALGSVLAFAATGRGPFDAPSLLAVVQRILDEPPALDGIDGELRAILTDCLAKDPADRPAVEGLPARFAAAVAGAAPVHPPRHEPTVVAAPSGQTPQTIQPPPTERTQAASQGPVAGAGPEPRALAAALTRTYAAPAGPAAPAVGAAGPGPGSPVPGRPTTPGPNPARRGPSRRALLIGGASVAALAGIGIPAYLLLRNSAALDGPSSTYELAFSPDGKTMAAAGGGGEIWRWSLPGRQSSTTRISIARYIQPHVFSRDLKTLYRAEEHKILKWDVATGRTVGTFTGETTGELQDGFIHELGLSPDGKTLAASSGRGLYLWDTGSGSRLALRQDVKNGPAVYSADGTMLAAGSPVQLRNGSADAVLAALDATVATGAVFSPDGQLLAFGDQGEKVRLWNTATRQDIANLEGHDSPVQAVAFHPDGSTLATGDRDGKVVLWSTTSATSTATYEPGASVEALAFSPDGKSLAAGCSNGTSAGSNDTVWLWELG; from the coding sequence ATGGACGCGTTGTTGCCCCACGATCCGCGGTGGGTCGGCCCCTACCGCCTGGAGGGACGGCTGGGCGAGGGCGGCATGGGCCAGGTCTTCCTCGGTACGTCGCCGGGCGGTCGCCAGGTCGCGGTGAAGCTGATCCGCGCTGAGCTGGCCGGCACCGCGCAGTTCCGGGAGCGGTTCGCGCGGGAGGTGGAGGCCGCCCGGCAGGTCGGCGGGTTCCACACGGCGCAGGTCGTGGACGCGGACCCGGCGGCCGAATCCCCGTGGCTGGTCACCGCGTTCATTCCGGGTCCCACCCTCCACCGGGCGGTCGCCGAGCACGGGCCGCTCGATCCGGCGGCAGCACTGCGGCTCGGGGCGGGGCTGGCCGAAGGGCTTGCGGCGATCCACCGGTGCGGCCTGGTCCACCGGGATCTCAAGCCGGGCAACGTGATCGTCGCCCAGGACGGGCCGCGCATCATCGACTTCGGCATCGCGCGGGCCGTCGACGCGAGTTCGCTGACCGCGACCGGATCGGTCATCGGGACCTACGCCTACATGTCGCCGGAGCAGATCCGCGCCGACCGGGCGGGGCCCGCCAGCGACGTGTTCGCCCTCGGCTCGGTGCTCGCCTTCGCCGCGACGGGCCGTGGACCGTTCGACGCGCCCTCCCTGCTGGCCGTCGTCCAGCGGATCCTGGACGAACCGCCCGCCCTCGACGGGATCGACGGCGAGCTCCGGGCCATTCTCACCGACTGCCTTGCCAAGGACCCGGCCGACCGTCCCGCCGTCGAGGGCCTGCCCGCCCGGTTCGCGGCTGCCGTCGCGGGTGCGGCGCCGGTCCACCCACCGCGCCACGAACCGACCGTGGTGGCGGCCCCCTCCGGACAGACCCCGCAGACCATCCAGCCGCCGCCCACGGAGCGGACCCAGGCCGCGAGCCAAGGACCGGTGGCGGGCGCGGGTCCAGAACCGCGCGCCCTGGCCGCTGCGTTGACGCGGACCTACGCGGCGCCGGCGGGCCCCGCGGCGCCGGCCGTCGGCGCCGCAGGGCCCGGCCCCGGCAGCCCCGTACCCGGGCGGCCGACGACCCCCGGACCCAATCCGGCCCGCCGTGGGCCCTCACGGCGCGCGCTGCTCATCGGCGGGGCCTCGGTCGCCGCGCTCGCCGGGATCGGAATCCCCGCCTACCTGCTGCTACGGAACAGCGCCGCCCTCGACGGCCCGAGCAGCACGTACGAGCTCGCCTTCAGCCCCGACGGGAAGACGATGGCCGCCGCCGGAGGGGGCGGCGAAATCTGGCGCTGGTCGCTGCCCGGCAGGCAGAGCAGCACCACCCGGATCAGTATCGCCCGGTACATCCAGCCGCATGTCTTCAGCCGGGACCTCAAGACGCTCTACCGGGCGGAGGAGCACAAGATCCTGAAGTGGGACGTCGCCACGGGCCGCACGGTCGGGACGTTCACCGGAGAGACCACGGGCGAGCTCCAGGACGGGTTCATACATGAGCTGGGGCTCAGCCCCGATGGGAAGACGCTGGCCGCCAGCAGCGGCCGGGGCCTGTATCTGTGGGACACCGGTTCCGGATCCCGGCTCGCCCTCCGCCAGGACGTCAAGAACGGCCCGGCTGTCTACAGCGCGGACGGGACAATGCTGGCCGCTGGATCGCCGGTCCAACTGCGCAACGGCTCGGCCGACGCCGTCCTGGCCGCCCTCGACGCCACGGTCGCGACCGGGGCGGTCTTCAGCCCCGACGGTCAGCTCCTGGCCTTCGGCGACCAGGGCGAGAAGGTGCGCCTGTGGAACACCGCCACCAGGCAGGACATCGCCAACCTGGAGGGCCACGACTCCCCGGTCCAGGCGGTCGCCTTCCACCCGGACGGGAGCACGCTGGCCACTGGTGACCGGGACGGCAAGGTGGTCCTCTGGTCCACCACCTCCGCCACCTCCACCGCGACCTACGAGCCCGGCGCCTCCGTCGAGGCGCTGGCCTTCAGCCCGGACGGGAAGTCGCTGGCCGCGGGGTGCAGCAACGGCACGAGCGCGGGGAGCAATGACACGGTGTGGCTGTGGGAGCTCGGGTGA